In Zea mays cultivar B73 chromosome 7, Zm-B73-REFERENCE-NAM-5.0, whole genome shotgun sequence, the following proteins share a genomic window:
- the LOC103632730 gene encoding putative aconitate hydratase, cytoplasmic: MIEAYLRANKMFVDKHEPETERVFSSYLELDLSEVEPCVSGPKRPRDRVPLKEMKSDWHACLDNEVGFKGYAVPKEQQGKVVKFDFHGRPAEIKHGSVVLAAICSSTNTSNPSVMIGAGLVAKKACELGLEVKPWVKTSLTPGSVVATEYLKHSGLQDYLNQQGFHVAAHGCATCVGNSGDLDGSISVAITENDIVAATVLSANRNFEGRVNPHSG; encoded by the exons ATGATTGAAGCATACCTGCGAGCTAACAAAATGTTTGTGGACAAGCATGAG CCTGAGACGGAACGAGTTTTCTCTTCATATCTGGAGCTGGACCTTAGTGAGGTGGAGCCTTGCGTTTCAGGCCCCAAAAG GCCTCGTGATCGTGTCCCTTTGAAGGAAATGAAGTCAGACTGGCATGCTTGCCTGGACAACGAAGTTGGTTTCAAG GGCTATGCGGTGCCAAAGGAACAGCAAGGCAAAGTTGTAAAATTCGACTTCCATGGAAGGCCAGCTGAAATCAAGCATGGCAGTGTTGTTCTTGCAGCAATATGTAGCTCCACAAACACATCAAATCCCAGCGTCATGATTGGTGCTGGCCTTGTGGCAAAGAAAGCCTGTGAATTGGGCCTTGAG GTGAAGCCATGGGTAAAGACAAGCCTTACCCCTGGATCTGTGGTTGCTACCGAGTACTTGAAACATAG TGGCCTTCAAGATTATCTGAACCAGCAAGGGTTCCATGTCGCTGCGCATGGCTGCGCCACTTGTGTGGGCAACTCTGGTGACCTAGATGGATCTATATCTGTTGCTATCACAGAAAATG ATATCGTTGCTGCTACGGTGCTGTCAGCCAACCGAAACTTCGAGGGGCGTGTGAACCCTCACTCAGGCTAA